The DNA region TTCTTTGGATATTCTCTGTCTAGGCGGGATTGCGCGCGGAGATGATCCACGTGCTTGAGGGCGCCCAGATTCCGTCGTCGCGCTTGAACTGGCCCATCGTCTCGCGCAGCGCGCTCACGACCTTGTCCTTGCGTTTGACGCCCTCGTCGCCGGCAAGGCGGATGATCTCGCCGGCCGGACCAAGCGCCATGGCGAACTCCACCGATTCGTCGAGATCGCGTCCGATGCAGATGTCGGCATCGAATCGCTCGAAGCGCACGCGCTCGAAGCC from Chrysiogenia bacterium includes:
- a CDS encoding methyltransferase type 11, with product ELTMIVWRKREDNPWLHAAELCVKEIVPVVSHEETNQVHCGPGPFSMAGPDMMSDMLSGVGFERVRFERFDADICIGRDLDESVEFAMALGPAGEIIRLAGDEGVKRKDKVVSALRETMGQFKRDDGIWAPSSTWIISARNPA